The Cyclobacteriaceae bacterium DNA segment GAACCGGAATGTGAAAGCAATGCCACGTATTGCCCTACAGGCAAATTGTATTCGTTGATGGCACTCGTAATCTCCACTATACCAAATTCCACGAAGTGATTTCCACCACCGGAGGTACCGATCTGTTGCCAGGCACGGTCTTTCATATCGCGTGCAATGGCGATCTCGCTGAATTCCTTTCGCTCAAATATTTCGTGATCCTTTGGTTTTTTGAAAGTAGACCGACCAAACTGAGTATTGTTCAGCAACAACTTTTTGAAGTCAGCTGTCTTTTCATCCAGTGAAGAAACTGGAAGATCATAGAGAGTCATGCACATCCGGCATCCGATATCCACACCAACACCATACGGAATGACTGCATTCTTAGTCGCCAGCACTCCGCCAATAGGCAACCCATAGCCCTGGTGAGCATCGGGCATTAAAGCACCCGCAACGGAGATGGGTAATTTCATCGCTGTCTCCATTTGTGCGATGGCACCTTGTTCTATGCCTTCAGCACCATATACTTCATACGGAAGCGATTCATTCAATGCGATAAGGGAATCGACAGGAGTACTAAGTGCTTTGACAATGGGTAATACATGCTCATTGTTTTCAAATGCTGAAGGTTGCTTCAGAATTTCCTTCAAGAGCGAAAGTTGATCTTCCCTACTTAAATCGATGTAGTGATTCTCCATAATTGTCAAAGCAATCCCGATGACTTTATTCTCCGGAAAGCCGATGGACTTTAAATCATTTCCTGTTAAACGCATCGTTAAATTTATCTCATTTATTTGTGTGACCCAACCCGGATTCGAACCGGGATTCCTTCTCAGGCAGCAAGGCTCTAAATGCGCTTCCCTACTTTACTTCTTCGAGCGGTATTTCGGTGCAACTGCAAATTCTATCCGATACTGCGCGTAGCTGTATCGGAATCATCCCTGCACACTGCGGAACGACTAACTTTTACCGCAGACTTTTCCTTTTAAGCTATTGGGCCAAATAAAAGACGATGCTGAAATTTCTCCAGCACTCGTCTTACTTTCACTTTCCTGGAACAAAGATCTCCTTCAACTGATCAACGATCTGGTTGCCCCCTGACAACGAGATGCTGTTGATCTTGTCGGCAATCTTCTCCACATACTCCATCTCCTTCAACTTGAACAACATGGAGTTTTCTTCCATCAACTTGGCTGTGTTCAACAAACTTCTTGTAGAAGCTGTCTC contains these protein-coding regions:
- a CDS encoding RtcB family protein; the encoded protein is MRLTGNDLKSIGFPENKVIGIALTIMENHYIDLSREDQLSLLKEILKQPSAFENNEHVLPIVKALSTPVDSLIALNESLPYEVYGAEGIEQGAIAQMETAMKLPISVAGALMPDAHQGYGLPIGGVLATKNAVIPYGVGVDIGCRMCMTLYDLPVSSLDEKTADFKKLLLNNTQFGRSTFKKPKDHEIFERKEFSEIAIARDMKDRAWQQIGTSGGGNHFVEFGIVEITSAINEYNLPVGQYVALLSHSGSRGLGATIAGHYTKIAMETCKLPQEAKHLAWLDLNTEAGQEYWLAMNLAGDYASACHHQIHERMAIGLRETPLAMIENHHNFAWKEKDADGNEVIVHRKGATPAGKGVLGIIPGSMATPGFIVRGKGLAASINSASHGAGRTMSRTKAKQTILPGHVKKFLKQAGVELIGSGLDEAPMAYKDIHQVMEYQKDLVEVLGTFMPKIVRMCGDEKFQEVD